A single Lolium perenne isolate Kyuss_39 chromosome 6, Kyuss_2.0, whole genome shotgun sequence DNA region contains:
- the LOC127308175 gene encoding uncharacterized protein, protein MRNAAANPQPPRRENQSAAPTTDPATSSVSAMPAAVTTCSASHRAGDSDFALDLDLDDVARAADAACIGALACGRASFSYHRLPEPRLRLVIRKLDDSYFDVQIARSAAVWELKAAIEGFFIGLYDDMANAITWQHVWSHFCLCFKDEKLTDDKATLRVFGIKDGDELHFAQHLSVDYSPCKSSKSQRAASHGRSRTSVDDIGVRPRSLMDDLVEEDDDEQKLTATRHSTSVLDDGFCVYEQQEECMVEDHKKGSFFRGLFSYSRLRANRRTHSENESSCDKKGSRSSLGKWLSSKKPKAQRK, encoded by the exons ATGCGCAACGCGGCGGCCAATCCGCAACCGCCTCGCCGAGAAAACCAGAGCGCCGCCCCCACCACCGATCCTGCAACATCCTCCGTCTCCGCGATGCCGGCGGCCGTCACCACCTGCTCGGCGTCCCACCGCGCCGGCGACTCTGACTTCGCCCTCGACCTCGACCTCGACGACGTCGCCCGCGCCGCCGACGCGGCCTGCATCggcgcgctcgcctgcggccgcgCCAGCTTCTCCTACCACCGCCTCCCCGAGCCGCGCCTTCGCCTCGTCATCCGCAAACTCGACGACTCCTACTTCG ATGTGCAAATCGCGAGGTCGGCCGCTGTGTGGGAGCTCAAGGCAGCAATCGAAGGCTTCTTCATCGGCCTCTACGATGACATGGCTAACGCTATCACCTG GCAGCACGTCTGGAGCCACTTCTGCCTGTGCTTCAAGGACGAAAAACTGACGGATGACAAGGCAACATTGCGTGTGTTTGGTATAAAAGATGGCGATGAG CTTCATTTCGCCCAGCATCTGTCTGTTGACTACAGCCCATGCAAGAGCTCCAAGAGTCAAAGGGCAGCATCTCACGGAAG GTCAAGGACTTCAGTGGATGATATTGGTGTCAGACCAAGGAGTTTGATGGACGATCTGGTTGAAGAAGACGATGACGAGCAGAAGCTTACTGCTACTAGGCATTCCACCAGTGTCTTGGATGATGGTTTTTGTGTTTATGAACAACAAGAGGAGTGCATGGTGGAAGACCACAAGAAGGGAAGTTTCTTTCGCGGTTTGTTCTCGTACTCCAGATTAAGGGCTAACAGGAGAACACATTCAGAGAACGAATCCTCTTGCGATAAGAAAGGCAGTCGATCAAGCCTGGGGAAATGGCTGTCTTCCAAAAAGCCGAAGGCCCAGAGAAAATGA